In one Neobacillus sp. CF12 genomic region, the following are encoded:
- a CDS encoding xanthine dehydrogenase family protein molybdopterin-binding subunit, which yields MKEYVGKRVKRKEDYRFVTGTGQYVADIKLADMAEATFVRSTHAHAKIESVDVSEALAMKGVYAVLTGEDLEGIVKPLTEAESHCYLPPIIVEEINPISKSNLEYVLAKDRVVYVGQPIAVVVAENRYLAEDAASLIKIQYASLPVVVDPYEALKEGAPLIQDHLDSNLQAHFQLHVGDCGEALLQADHVIREVLKSPRVASNPLETRGVVAYYDNRSDQLHIWTSTQLPYEVRHYVGKSLGMREENIRVTAPDVGGGFGPKGGVYPEEVVIGYLAKLLMKPVKWIEDRLEHMSASRHSRDQIHDVEVFFKNDGTILGIKDEFLLDVGAINYFAFTCAYNSVAHFRGPYKVPNFYVNCKVVLTNKTPNVPYRGAGRPEVVFAMDRIIDIVAKELNMDPVLVMHKNMIKAEEMPYDQGMYYKDGGKLIYDSGDYPAALKMALELSGYEEIRKKQSEWREQGKYIGIGISSNVEGTGVGPFEGASISINQSGQVLVHVGSTPQGQSHETVFAQICADELGVDFEDVKVKAGDTSLLQYGAGTYASRSAVNAGSAIHGAALKVKSKLFALAQMMGLEEQELELNDGCVCSISQPENKLTLKELAAAAAPGPRCKMPDGLEPGLQATYYFVPPTVTYSSSTHAAVVEVDIETSQVFIQDYVIVHDSGKVINPMIVEGQIQGGLAQGIGTALYEEVVHNEQGQVLTGTYMDYLLPTSMEIPTAKQGEQEFLSTRNPLGIKGVGESGTISPPAALANAVVDALSHLQITITQLPISPERLFRLIQDAKKSI from the coding sequence TTGAAAGAGTATGTTGGTAAGAGAGTGAAAAGGAAAGAAGATTATCGTTTTGTGACTGGAACTGGTCAGTATGTTGCTGACATAAAGCTTGCCGACATGGCAGAGGCCACATTTGTCCGAAGTACACATGCACATGCGAAAATCGAATCAGTGGATGTGTCTGAAGCACTCGCAATGAAGGGTGTTTATGCTGTTTTAACAGGGGAGGATTTAGAAGGAATAGTGAAACCGCTTACGGAGGCGGAGTCCCATTGTTATTTGCCCCCGATCATTGTGGAAGAAATCAATCCGATTAGTAAAAGCAACTTAGAATACGTATTAGCTAAGGACCGAGTGGTCTATGTTGGTCAACCGATAGCTGTAGTAGTAGCTGAAAATCGTTATCTCGCAGAAGACGCAGCCTCACTGATAAAAATCCAATATGCTTCTCTTCCTGTGGTTGTAGATCCCTATGAAGCACTCAAGGAAGGAGCTCCGTTGATTCAGGATCACCTGGATAGTAATTTACAGGCCCATTTTCAGTTGCATGTTGGTGATTGCGGAGAAGCTTTGCTACAAGCCGATCATGTCATCCGTGAGGTATTAAAATCCCCTCGTGTTGCCTCTAATCCACTTGAGACTAGAGGTGTTGTAGCCTATTATGACAATCGGAGTGATCAATTGCACATTTGGACTTCTACACAACTTCCTTATGAAGTTAGGCATTATGTAGGAAAATCGCTGGGAATGAGGGAAGAAAATATTCGTGTAACTGCCCCTGATGTTGGAGGTGGTTTTGGACCCAAGGGCGGTGTATATCCAGAAGAGGTTGTCATTGGGTACCTCGCCAAACTGCTCATGAAACCAGTGAAGTGGATTGAAGATCGCTTAGAACATATGAGCGCCTCCAGACATTCACGTGACCAGATTCATGATGTGGAGGTTTTCTTCAAGAATGATGGAACCATTCTTGGGATAAAAGATGAATTCCTTTTGGACGTGGGAGCGATTAATTATTTTGCCTTCACATGTGCTTATAACAGCGTTGCTCATTTTCGAGGACCATATAAAGTTCCGAATTTCTATGTAAATTGTAAGGTTGTCTTAACGAATAAAACACCAAATGTTCCTTATCGAGGAGCAGGCAGACCAGAAGTCGTTTTTGCCATGGATCGGATCATTGACATAGTTGCCAAAGAACTAAACATGGATCCCGTATTGGTAATGCATAAAAACATGATTAAAGCGGAAGAAATGCCCTATGACCAAGGGATGTATTACAAGGATGGAGGAAAACTCATCTATGATAGCGGCGACTATCCCGCTGCACTGAAAATGGCTCTCGAATTATCTGGTTATGAAGAGATTCGAAAGAAGCAGAGCGAATGGAGAGAACAAGGAAAATATATCGGAATTGGGATTTCGTCCAATGTGGAAGGGACTGGTGTCGGTCCATTTGAAGGGGCCTCAATCAGTATAAACCAATCTGGACAGGTACTCGTTCATGTCGGATCCACTCCTCAAGGGCAAAGCCACGAGACTGTTTTTGCCCAAATTTGTGCAGATGAATTAGGGGTAGACTTTGAAGATGTTAAAGTGAAAGCCGGGGATACCAGTTTGCTTCAATACGGAGCAGGAACATATGCCAGCCGCAGTGCCGTAAATGCTGGTTCTGCGATTCATGGGGCAGCTCTCAAGGTTAAAAGTAAACTATTTGCTCTTGCTCAAATGATGGGACTGGAAGAACAAGAACTTGAGTTGAACGACGGATGTGTTTGTTCAATCTCTCAGCCTGAAAATAAACTTACATTAAAAGAACTAGCTGCAGCTGCCGCACCAGGGCCGCGCTGTAAGATGCCTGATGGCCTAGAACCCGGATTACAAGCGACATATTATTTTGTACCTCCTACCGTTACGTATTCGTCTTCCACCCATGCAGCAGTGGTGGAAGTGGATATAGAGACCAGCCAGGTTTTCATCCAGGATTATGTGATTGTCCATGACAGTGGAAAGGTTATTAATCCCATGATTGTCGAGGGGCAAATTCAAGGCGGCTTGGCCCAAGGGATAGGCACAGCCTTGTACGAGGAAGTTGTTCATAATGAGCAAGGGCAAGTGTTGACCGGTACCTACATGGATTATCTGCTTCCTACCTCAATGGAGATACCAACAGCCAAACAGGGAGAACAGGAATTCCTTTCTACCCGCAATCCCTTGGGAATTAAAGGAGTAGGTGAAAGTGGGACGATCTCCCCGCCTGCAGCATTGGCAAATGCGGTGGTTGATGCTTTGTCCCATTTGCAGATTACCATCACACAACTGCCTATCAGTCCTGAACGGCTATTTCGCCTTATACAGGACGCAAAAAAATCTATCTAA
- a CDS encoding (2Fe-2S)-binding protein has product MMNKFPITLILNGKEITQEVEPRLTLTDFIRNDCGLTGTHLGCEHGVCGACTVTVDNLPVRSCLMLAVQADGCTVGTVESLVEEDGTLNPLQQAFADNHALQCGFCTPGFLMTLDSFLKENPNPSEEEIRKGISGNLCRCTGYANIIKAVKQTTQLADGKAVCKS; this is encoded by the coding sequence ATGATGAATAAGTTTCCTATTACCCTAATACTGAATGGAAAAGAAATAACTCAAGAAGTCGAGCCAAGATTAACGCTTACAGACTTTATTAGAAACGATTGTGGACTTACAGGAACACATCTTGGGTGTGAACATGGCGTATGCGGTGCATGCACAGTGACCGTGGATAATCTTCCAGTTCGATCCTGCTTAATGCTGGCAGTTCAGGCAGATGGATGTACGGTTGGGACGGTCGAATCCTTAGTTGAAGAAGATGGGACGCTTAATCCACTGCAGCAGGCTTTTGCGGACAACCATGCACTGCAATGTGGTTTTTGTACACCGGGTTTCCTGATGACCCTTGATAGTTTTCTAAAAGAAAATCCAAATCCATCGGAAGAGGAAATCAGAAAAGGTATCTCAGGCAATTTATGCAGATGTACTGGCTATGCCAACATTATTAAAGCGGTAAAACAGACAACACAACTGGCAGATGGCAAGGCGGTGTGTAAATCTTGA
- a CDS encoding xanthine dehydrogenase family protein subunit M, which yields MKPATFTYLRPKNIDEALKYLAEYGEDAKILSGGQSLIPILNMRLSTPQYLIDIGRIEDLSYIRDEGDYLAIGAATKHIEIEQSALVKESCPLLHEGIQWVGHTQIRNRGTVGGSIAHADSSAELPCILSALRGEIILADVDGDEIVSPEEFFLTYMLTAIRPDQLVKEIRFPKLQATNGWAFLEMARRHGDFAMVDVACVVELNNQGKIEFCRMAAGGANPVPCVLGLSEEFLIGKHLSEEVIKEAGAIAMEMVDPDGDLHGSAEYRRSLTGVMVQRAIKAAVDRAGKVRNDE from the coding sequence ATGAAACCTGCAACCTTTACGTATTTACGCCCCAAAAATATAGATGAAGCACTGAAATATCTTGCTGAATATGGAGAAGATGCCAAGATTCTGTCTGGGGGTCAAAGCCTTATCCCCATACTGAACATGCGTCTTTCCACTCCTCAATATTTAATCGACATTGGTAGAATCGAGGATCTTTCATATATTCGTGACGAGGGAGATTATCTTGCGATCGGGGCTGCAACTAAACATATAGAAATTGAACAATCTGCTTTGGTAAAAGAAAGTTGCCCTTTACTGCATGAGGGCATCCAATGGGTAGGCCACACGCAAATCCGAAACAGGGGAACCGTCGGTGGAAGCATTGCACATGCAGATTCTTCCGCAGAACTGCCTTGTATCTTGTCAGCATTGAGGGGAGAAATAATTCTGGCAGATGTTGATGGGGATGAAATCGTCAGTCCAGAAGAGTTTTTTCTTACTTATATGCTCACCGCTATTCGACCAGATCAATTGGTGAAAGAAATAAGATTTCCTAAATTACAGGCTACAAATGGATGGGCATTTTTGGAAATGGCGAGAAGGCACGGTGACTTTGCTATGGTTGATGTTGCATGTGTTGTAGAGTTAAATAATCAAGGAAAAATTGAATTTTGCAGAATGGCAGCTGGTGGAGCTAATCCTGTACCATGTGTACTGGGGTTATCGGAAGAATTTTTAATCGGGAAACACCTATCAGAAGAGGTCATTAAGGAAGCTGGAGCGATTGCAATGGAAATGGTCGATCCCGATGGCGACCTTCACGGCTCAGCAGAGTATCGTCGGTCACTGACAGGTGTAATGGTACAGCGTGCCATAAAAGCAGCAGTTGATAGAGCAGGGAAGGTGAGAAATGATGAATAA
- a CDS encoding carbon monoxide dehydrogenase subunit G produces MKLSGEAKFKEEVVRIWSALHDPVILKEAIPGCHDLVLIENGEYDVFLKLGVAAVKGEYMGKVKLEDIEVSNHYILEAEGSGSPGFVKARMECKLVPTEQGCNLTWECDAEIGGTIASVGSRVLGGIAKFMAGHFFKAIEKQLKIGDTA; encoded by the coding sequence TTGAAATTGTCGGGAGAGGCAAAGTTCAAAGAGGAAGTGGTTCGAATTTGGTCAGCATTGCATGATCCGGTTATTTTAAAAGAAGCGATACCTGGATGCCATGACCTGGTACTTATAGAAAATGGTGAATATGATGTTTTTTTAAAGCTTGGAGTAGCTGCGGTAAAAGGTGAGTATATGGGTAAGGTCAAGCTTGAAGATATAGAGGTTTCTAATCATTATATTCTAGAAGCGGAGGGGAGCGGATCGCCAGGTTTCGTAAAAGCAAGAATGGAGTGTAAGCTTGTTCCTACCGAGCAAGGCTGCAACTTAACTTGGGAATGTGATGCTGAAATCGGCGGTACGATTGCAAGTGTTGGCAGCAGGGTTTTAGGGGGAATTGCCAAATTCATGGCAGGTCATTTTTTTAAAGCCATCGAAAAACAGCTGAAAATTGGTGATACCGCATGA
- a CDS encoding LysR family transcriptional regulator — translation MDLLQLSYFQVVAHLEHMTRAAEELHITQPSLSKAIIQLEKQLGVPLFDRIGKRIRLNPFGKAFLLRVDRVFQELKEAQQELADLSGHERGLVLLGTTTTRLLPNLLCEYLEQYPQVNIRLHQITTRETMLQLEKGKIDILISSPPLEQPGICTIPILNEEIFLVVSPMHPLASCHSVCLRDVASEPFIHLTQEYEYRHFTNLLCNQAGFEPNIVFESNDPEVILSMVKSGLGVALIPNNWWNKTGVKDAPVRLHIKEPDCYRTIGLSWVASRYMSVASRDFRSFIIQYFSKLSAQ, via the coding sequence ATGGATTTATTACAGTTAAGTTATTTTCAAGTAGTTGCACATTTAGAGCATATGACACGAGCAGCAGAAGAGCTGCATATCACTCAGCCCTCCTTAAGTAAAGCAATTATCCAACTGGAGAAACAGCTTGGGGTGCCGCTTTTTGATCGGATTGGAAAGCGGATTCGACTAAATCCATTTGGAAAGGCCTTTTTACTACGAGTGGATCGTGTTTTTCAGGAATTAAAGGAGGCCCAACAGGAATTGGCAGACCTATCTGGTCATGAACGAGGCTTAGTGCTGTTGGGTACAACGACTACTCGTCTTCTCCCCAACCTTTTATGTGAATACTTGGAACAGTATCCACAGGTCAACATCCGACTTCACCAAATCACTACAAGAGAGACCATGCTTCAATTAGAAAAAGGGAAAATTGACATTTTGATTTCTTCACCGCCCTTGGAACAGCCGGGAATCTGTACAATTCCTATATTAAATGAAGAAATTTTTCTAGTTGTTTCTCCAATGCATCCTCTTGCAAGCTGCCATTCTGTTTGCCTGCGAGATGTCGCTTCTGAGCCGTTCATTCACCTGACCCAAGAATATGAGTATCGCCATTTTACGAACTTACTTTGCAACCAGGCTGGTTTTGAGCCCAATATTGTTTTTGAGAGCAATGATCCTGAAGTGATACTCAGTATGGTGAAATCAGGACTTGGCGTTGCGCTTATCCCTAATAACTGGTGGAATAAAACCGGGGTGAAGGATGCTCCTGTACGATTACATATCAAAGAACCAGATTGCTATCGAACAATTGGTCTTTCTTGGGTTGCTTCACGTTACATGTCAGTGGCATCCCGTGATTTTCGATCTTTTATCATTCAATACTTTTCCAAACTTTCCGCACAATAG
- a CDS encoding IclR family transcriptional regulator, producing the protein MTKDDKERYNANALVRGLEILRLFGEERTTLSLVEIAKELNVSRTVPFRLLYTLQSLGYLNQDEATKRYSLTPKVLEIGFSYLSSLKLPEIAQPYIESLRDETGASCHLSILDGHEVVYVGSAPVRGISAINVNIGLRLPAHATANGKVQLAYQTKEQLNLVLYGSNLKPYTDKTQTDLLDLQEELEGIRKKGYAITKGELTLGIQSVAAPIFDRSGKVLAAVNVVATETTFHNEFIEKVALPRALETSAKLSSYMGYQLKN; encoded by the coding sequence ATGACAAAGGATGATAAAGAACGTTACAATGCCAATGCATTAGTAAGAGGATTAGAAATATTAAGGTTGTTTGGTGAGGAAAGAACAACACTATCATTGGTAGAAATCGCGAAAGAACTTAATGTAAGTCGAACTGTGCCTTTTAGGTTGTTATATACACTTCAATCACTTGGATATCTGAATCAAGATGAGGCTACCAAGCGATACAGTTTAACACCAAAAGTGTTAGAAATAGGATTTTCATATTTAAGTAGTTTAAAGCTTCCAGAAATCGCACAACCGTATATTGAAAGTCTAAGAGATGAAACAGGAGCATCCTGTCATCTTTCGATTTTGGATGGGCATGAAGTAGTTTATGTCGGCAGTGCCCCTGTGAGAGGAATTTCTGCCATAAATGTTAATATTGGACTAAGGCTCCCTGCTCATGCAACTGCAAATGGGAAGGTGCAGCTGGCCTATCAAACGAAGGAGCAATTAAATTTGGTTTTATATGGCTCAAACTTAAAACCATATACAGATAAGACTCAAACGGATTTACTAGATTTACAGGAAGAATTAGAAGGAATCCGCAAAAAAGGATATGCCATTACCAAGGGAGAATTAACCTTAGGGATTCAATCAGTTGCAGCACCGATTTTCGATCGCTCGGGAAAGGTTTTGGCTGCTGTTAATGTGGTTGCTACTGAAACAACGTTCCATAACGAATTTATTGAGAAGGTAGCATTGCCTAGAGCATTGGAAACATCAGCAAAATTGTCTAGTTATATGGGCTATCAATTAAAAAACTAG
- a CDS encoding alpha/beta hydrolase: MPYLTVQDLSIHYDIEGKGDPIIILHGMGNNSQSWKKQLAGLSENHTVIAWDAPGYGKSSDPKEEFTEFSQFADILKDFIEGLNYNSVTLLGHSMGSAIALDYCYRFPEMVDRLIIADATRGSAALSVEENQKKLAARLNNILTLDPKEIAIKRVKELLSPNPDPEVKKEAERIMSQVRPMGYRSVAYSLFHLDQMNILSSITTQTLVICGELDKVTPVSESEIFHNLLKNSELAIIPGTGHLCYQEDPSYFNKIVLEFLK, encoded by the coding sequence ATGCCGTATTTAACTGTACAGGATTTGTCCATTCATTATGATATAGAAGGGAAGGGAGATCCTATCATTATTCTCCATGGAATGGGGAACAATTCTCAATCCTGGAAAAAACAATTAGCAGGACTTAGTGAAAATCATACGGTAATTGCTTGGGATGCACCTGGATATGGAAAAAGTTCTGACCCAAAAGAGGAATTCACGGAGTTTAGTCAGTTTGCTGATATTTTAAAGGACTTTATCGAAGGCTTAAACTATAACTCTGTGACACTCTTAGGCCATTCAATGGGCTCTGCGATTGCACTTGATTACTGTTATCGTTTCCCTGAAATGGTCGATCGATTAATCATCGCAGATGCCACTAGGGGATCTGCCGCTTTAAGCGTTGAAGAGAATCAAAAGAAATTAGCAGCACGCCTTAATAATATTCTTACATTGGATCCAAAGGAAATTGCCATAAAGAGAGTAAAAGAACTTCTTTCCCCAAATCCTGACCCAGAAGTAAAGAAGGAAGCGGAAAGGATTATGTCACAGGTTAGACCTATGGGGTACCGCTCAGTAGCATATTCTTTATTTCATTTAGACCAAATGAATATCTTATCCTCTATTACGACCCAGACTCTTGTCATTTGTGGAGAATTGGATAAGGTAACACCAGTGAGTGAGTCAGAGATTTTCCATAACCTGTTAAAAAATTCAGAGTTGGCGATTATTCCAGGTACAGGACATTTGTGTTACCAGGAAGATCCAAGCTACTTTAATAAGATTGTATTGGAATTTCTTAAATAA
- a CDS encoding IclR family transcriptional regulator, which yields MSEDKNDRYLSNSLVRGLEILKMFNGDMPTLSLSEIANKLNVSRTTPYRILFTLQSLGYIRQDELTKRYELTPKVLELGFTYLNTMPLLDLARPYLEELRDETGLSTHLGILDGNEVAYVARVPGKGVSTVNVTVGSRLPAHATSLGKVLLAFQKEETLSAMFTGKQLKSYTGKTKTELRLLEKELKEIKEKGYSTSNEEFENGIFSVAAPILNRHGYIIAAINVVAPIAVCKGDFITETVIPALLKHADQLSSYSGYHQHN from the coding sequence ATGTCCGAAGATAAAAATGACCGATACTTATCCAATTCTCTTGTTAGAGGATTAGAAATACTAAAGATGTTTAATGGTGATATGCCTACACTTTCTTTATCCGAAATAGCTAATAAGCTAAATGTTAGTCGTACTACCCCTTACCGAATCTTGTTCACACTTCAGTCCTTAGGTTATATCAGACAGGATGAACTGACGAAAAGATATGAACTGACACCTAAAGTTCTCGAATTAGGTTTCACTTATTTGAATACCATGCCGCTTTTAGACTTAGCACGTCCTTATTTAGAAGAACTTAGAGATGAAACGGGATTATCAACACATCTCGGGATTCTTGATGGGAATGAAGTTGCATATGTCGCAAGGGTTCCTGGAAAAGGTGTATCAACAGTCAATGTAACCGTTGGGTCAAGACTTCCTGCGCACGCTACATCATTAGGAAAGGTTTTGCTTGCATTTCAAAAAGAAGAAACATTATCAGCCATGTTTACCGGCAAACAACTGAAATCATACACCGGTAAGACCAAAACCGAATTACGATTACTGGAAAAAGAATTAAAAGAAATAAAGGAAAAAGGATATTCTACTAGCAATGAAGAATTTGAAAACGGGATTTTTTCTGTTGCAGCACCAATCTTAAATCGCCATGGTTATATTATTGCTGCTATAAATGTAGTAGCACCTATAGCGGTCTGTAAGGGTGATTTCATTACAGAAACAGTTATTCCTGCATTGTTAAAACACGCAGATCAACTTTCTTCCTATTCCGGTTATCACCAACATAATTAA
- a CDS encoding ABC transporter permease: MIKKIWNKVVDYQSIFILLIVWEIVASLGIMPERLFPSMLVVIGVAYDLVISPLLWDNLSVTMVRVLSGFTIAALIGVPLGIMMSRFNVMNKLMQPMLSIGYPIPRVALYPILVFMLGIGSGSKIFLIVLECLFPIIINTYYGALRVNHIYVWASQNMGANHFKMFWKVLLPATAPSIFTGLRIALPLALIISILTEMISSTEGMGYLLSFMSSSLVQENVLASVMLIAIVGYLMSVVLDVIQKKFIFWH; the protein is encoded by the coding sequence ATGATAAAAAAGATTTGGAATAAAGTAGTAGACTATCAATCTATTTTCATTTTACTAATTGTATGGGAAATTGTTGCGTCACTTGGGATTATGCCGGAAAGACTATTTCCATCGATGTTAGTTGTGATTGGGGTGGCGTACGATCTCGTTATATCCCCGCTGCTTTGGGATAACTTGTCAGTAACGATGGTTCGTGTATTGAGTGGGTTTACAATTGCGGCCTTGATTGGAGTTCCATTGGGAATCATGATGAGTCGATTCAATGTAATGAACAAATTAATGCAGCCGATGCTTTCAATCGGCTATCCGATTCCAAGGGTGGCTCTTTATCCCATTCTAGTATTTATGCTTGGCATTGGTTCAGGCTCAAAGATTTTCTTAATTGTTTTGGAGTGCTTATTTCCAATTATTATAAATACTTACTATGGTGCACTAAGGGTAAATCATATCTATGTATGGGCTTCGCAGAATATGGGAGCAAATCATTTTAAAATGTTTTGGAAGGTATTGTTACCCGCAACAGCACCATCTATCTTTACGGGGTTAAGAATTGCACTTCCTCTTGCACTCATCATTTCAATATTGACAGAAATGATTAGTTCGACAGAGGGTATGGGATATTTACTAAGTTTTATGTCCTCATCACTCGTGCAGGAAAATGTATTAGCTTCCGTTATGTTAATAGCAATTGTAGGTTATTTAATGAGTGTTGTTCTTGATGTGATCCAAAAGAAATTTATCTTTTGGCATTAA
- a CDS encoding ABC transporter permease yields MDNKLLRMIAGIELLAIFSIWQIFSSFQWFPTYLSSPLAIVKSMGELWVDGNLLNHIGSSLFRSLMGFLLVVIVGVTLGILAGYYRRVGTFFDPIVNTLNPIPKIALLPILMVWFGITDTTRILIIFLTAFFPCFVATRDGVKSIKQVYLWSGQNMGASTTQLLRKIVFPVTLPKIFDGLRVSLGLTFVMMFSSEIIGAANGFGLGFLILNADLGGRTDYMFAGVAFIGLLGFIFDKLLLTIRSKVLWWDVNKA; encoded by the coding sequence ATGGATAATAAACTTCTCCGAATGATTGCAGGTATTGAGTTATTGGCGATATTTTCAATTTGGCAGATTTTTTCTTCATTTCAATGGTTCCCAACCTATTTATCAAGCCCACTGGCAATTGTCAAATCAATGGGTGAGTTATGGGTTGATGGAAATCTATTAAATCATATCGGTTCCAGTCTTTTTAGATCACTAATGGGCTTTTTGTTAGTTGTGATCGTGGGTGTTACTCTAGGAATCTTAGCAGGATACTATCGAAGAGTGGGGACTTTCTTTGATCCCATTGTAAATACCTTAAATCCAATCCCAAAGATTGCCTTATTACCAATCTTAATGGTTTGGTTTGGAATTACAGATACAACTCGGATATTGATTATTTTTTTAACCGCTTTCTTTCCATGCTTTGTTGCTACGAGAGATGGGGTGAAATCTATCAAACAAGTCTATCTTTGGTCAGGACAGAATATGGGAGCAAGCACTACTCAATTATTAAGGAAGATTGTCTTTCCTGTTACGTTACCAAAAATATTTGATGGATTAAGAGTTTCATTAGGGTTGACCTTTGTCATGATGTTTTCTTCTGAGATTATTGGCGCTGCGAATGGTTTTGGACTAGGTTTCTTAATTCTCAATGCAGACCTCGGTGGAAGAACGGACTATATGTTCGCAGGTGTTGCGTTTATCGGATTGCTGGGTTTCATCTTTGATAAACTATTACTCACCATTCGAAGCAAAGTATTATGGTGGGATGTTAACAAAGCATAA
- a CDS encoding ABC transporter ATP-binding protein gives MTKKIPAMEIEHLRKVYSTKKEEVVAIKDVSLTIPEGKFVSIVGPSGCGKSTFLHIVGGFIEKSSGKVKIRGKEVEKPGPDRGMMFQESALFPWLNVFDNVAWGLDIQGVAKKEKNEIVEKYLKLVRLWDFRNQLPSQLSGGMRQRVSLARILAFDPEVLLMDEPFGALDAQTREEMQVELLRIWSESKKSVLFVTHDIEEAVFLSDTVVVFSGRPAVISEVIDIKFPRPRDLNLYKTAEFRDYRNQIWDLLHQEHHKPVQIVSEVVNG, from the coding sequence ATGACTAAAAAGATACCTGCAATGGAAATTGAGCATTTGAGAAAAGTTTATTCCACTAAAAAAGAAGAAGTAGTTGCAATAAAAGATGTAAGTTTAACGATTCCTGAAGGAAAATTTGTTAGTATTGTCGGTCCAAGTGGCTGTGGCAAGAGTACTTTTTTACACATTGTGGGTGGATTTATTGAGAAGTCTTCTGGCAAGGTGAAAATTAGAGGGAAAGAAGTGGAAAAGCCAGGACCGGACAGAGGAATGATGTTTCAAGAGTCTGCATTGTTTCCATGGTTGAATGTATTCGATAATGTTGCTTGGGGATTGGATATTCAAGGGGTAGCTAAGAAAGAAAAGAATGAGATTGTTGAAAAATACTTAAAATTGGTTCGACTTTGGGATTTTCGAAATCAATTACCTTCACAATTATCTGGTGGGATGAGGCAGAGGGTATCATTAGCTCGTATACTTGCCTTTGATCCTGAAGTGTTATTAATGGATGAACCATTTGGTGCATTAGATGCCCAAACTAGAGAGGAAATGCAGGTGGAATTGCTTCGAATTTGGAGCGAATCAAAAAAAAGTGTTTTGTTTGTTACCCATGATATTGAAGAAGCCGTTTTTTTAAGTGATACCGTTGTCGTTTTTTCTGGCAGACCAGCAGTCATTTCAGAGGTTATCGATATTAAGTTTCCTCGACCTAGAGATTTAAATCTCTATAAAACTGCTGAATTTAGAGATTATCGGAATCAAATTTGGGATCTTCTTCATCAAGAACACCATAAACCAGTACAAATTGTATCGGAGGTAGTCAATGGATAA